From Procambarus clarkii isolate CNS0578487 chromosome 14, FALCON_Pclarkii_2.0, whole genome shotgun sequence:
agtcaagaagagattcagctattcttgaaattatctatggaaaacaccaccatggaagccgctaacattgttcatctatgctacttgtatcagatgcatcatcactgaatgcagaaaaagattcatctatgtatcatctaaataaattggagatagcatagcataggtgggcaaggatggcgctcagagctacaactggatatgctcgctgtatcatcctcataggtgctgtatcacttgcatccaacctttgtgttaggtccttatcgcacctagcttcaccaatattatgacccttatattcttcaaataaaaaggtttgaatttcaccgacagagcgcgaTCTTCCAACAGCGCATCAGACAGGTATTTGGGAGTCAGAGGTGCATGTGCCactcatggttgctcattcagtactaacccaaccagaagccctagggcattctgggaattttttccaatatGCTTGCCTTTCAATGGAGGTCCtatgagtccatttcgtacacaaccaacctcgcacacatttagaacaggtacgaaaaaatcaaaaagagttttcttggttgccgcagtttcccaccgaccgtgaatactcggttggcgcagttaagtggttaaggacAAGTTAtgtgttatacaactttgtgaaaatgGCCTGTCGACTTCAAGTGTTGCCAAGGCatttaatataggcactagtactgtttctgatataaggaaacaaaaaaaaaaagaaatatctgaaatacatttcaaccagtgagagtgaaggtgcaagcactagcagagAGTGTGGTAGAAAGACTATGAAAACTTCGACGCATGTACAGTTGGATGAGGTCGTGAacaagtggtttgctcagcaccgcacagctggcgtgacaattcgcgacccagaaatacaaaatgctgcaagcaggtttgAAGCAAGCCTTGGAATAAAGGATTTCGAAGACagtgaagggtgggttgcaaggttcaaagatagacacaatattgtgaagaggaaaattgtcggtgaaaaattgagtgcagatgaaagcagtgtagaaccatttaaacagaaattaagagcatacattttggcaaataatttatattcttatcaaatttataatgctgatgaaactGGGCTGTATTGAAGGCGTTTACAACAAAAAActctagcaatgaggagtgagggttgtATGCCAGGCCGTAAGGTCAACAAGGACAGGCTGTCGGCCATGATGTGTACGAATGCCGACAGCACAGACAGAATCACGTGTACAATTGTTGGCAAATCAAAGAAATcaagagccttgcaacattgcaTGGTCAGATTGCCAATCAAATATTATAACTCACAAAATGCATGGTTTACACAGGAGATCTTTCTTTCCTGGTTTCATGACATGTTCTTCAGGGAAGTTCGTGCTTATCAAGTTAAGAAACCCAAAGTAAGGCCAAGCGAAGTTCGGGCTTTGCTGCTGCTTGATAATGCAGCTACTCAACCCTAAAATTGACACGTTAACCTCACATGATGGCAAGATAACGTGTATGGCACTTCCTCCTAAAACAACCTCTCATCCAGCCTCTGGATCAGGGAGTTATCTGTGCCACGAAGAGGTTCTACACCAAAAAGATGCTGAATGAAGTTTTGGTGGTTTTGCCTCTCCCGGAAGATATTGAACTCAGTGTGGATAACAGGGCTAAAAAAAAActtgagaatttgaagaactatacaatcaaggaagccatctataagtgggccaaggtgtggagtgaagtaaaGGAATCGACTTTGAAAAATTCCTGGAAAAAACTCCTCAAGTCTACAGTCAGAAATGTGGAGGATgaagaaatggattttgaaggatttacagatgaaatccatgGAATGTTCAGAAATGCCGACCAAAAACTTAGAAACacaggatgtggttgattggcttgaaAATGATGCCAATGACCCAAgatatggtgtgatgagtgaagacGAGATTCTCCAGTCTATTACTGGTGAGGTCAACGTAGAGATGGAGGATGAAAAAGGTAGTGAAGAACCAACACCAATGACCACAAAATACAGTGTACTCATGACCTATGTTGACGGATTAATAAATTTTTCATCCAATTGTGCTCATCCAGAAGTTGGAAACATGTATCAGTACCTGAGGCGAGTAAAAGAACTGATCATACAACTGGCCAGTGAATACAGAAGGCAAGCTACACTTGATTCTTATATGGTACGAAaatcaagccaagcgccttcaacaagtgaggagtCACAGGCAAGatcagcgccttcaacaagtgaggcgacacaggcaagccaagcaccttcaacaagtgagacgTCACAGGCAAgtcaaatgccttcaaccagtgaggcttccgcagctggcagtcaaaactaactttgcctaatgaactgtacagtaattttaagtgttaattttagtgttgtgttagtataggttacgtaaatt
This genomic window contains:
- the LOC138364821 gene encoding uncharacterized protein, which codes for MSEDEILQSITGEVNVEMEDEKGSEEPTPMTTKYSVLMTYVDGLINFSSNCAHPEVGNMYQYLRRVKELIIQLASEYRRQATLDSYMVRKSSQAPSTSEESQARSAPSTSEATQASQAPSTSETSQASQMPSTSEASAAGSQN